The following coding sequences are from one Eucalyptus grandis isolate ANBG69807.140 chromosome 11, ASM1654582v1, whole genome shotgun sequence window:
- the LOC120289939 gene encoding glycine-rich protein 5-like yields the protein METFVIVWIAVCSTISVLIVIVAVLNAIFAIRMRGRILGDGNFGGGDGGATKHDALSSHLGVLDGGASLECGGDMIGVVDFGGGSLISGADGGVIGCGDTGGGGGGGGGSSGDGGGGCGS from the coding sequence atgGAGACTTTCGTCATAGTTTGGATTGCAGTGTGTTCTACGATTTCGGTTCTGATTGTGATCGTCGCTGTCCTGAATGCCATCTTTGCGATCCGTATGAGGGGAAGAATTTTAGGGGACGGCAATTTCGGTGGAGGAGACGGAGGAGCGACTAAGCACGATGCGCTTAGCAGTCATTTAGGAGTACTTGATGGTGGCGCTTCTCTAGAGTGTGGAGGAGATATGATTGGTGTTGTCGATTTCGGCGGTGGCAGTTTGATCAGTGGGGCTGACGGAGGAGTTATAGGCTGCGGCGACACtggtggcggcggtgggggAGGCGGTGGTTCTAGCGGTGATGGAGGCGGTGGCTGCGGCTCTTAG